The nucleotide window ctcttcttcctcctcttcctccactTTCTCCTCTTCGCTCTCCTCGCTGCTCTCAGTCTCCTCATCAATTCCTGCAGAGCATTTAGGCAGAGCTTCAGCACAACCAGAATATACATGCATGTCCAACTTATGGATACATTTATAATTCCCGGTCAACCCTAATAAGGGGAACATGTGACCTTCTCCCATGATGCAAAGCTCAGGTCTGAGTGGGTAATCACCAAATACTGCCACACAATGGAAGGGCGACATTTTTAACCCTATTCAAAATACAGTTGTGAAACGTCCATAAATTGGACTGCACAGCAAAGAATGTGTAAGGGGGATCAGGGGctggctttaaaataaaagcgCAACTGGGCAAGCGTCATGTATTCCCATCTTACCCTTAGGAACATCCTCCTCCTTGGTGACCTTGGGCTTGCCAGGAAGTTCCTCACCCGAGCTGCTGCGGAAAGAAAAAGTGACAAAGCAAAAGTCACACCTCTGTCCTCGCCATAGGTTCAACTAACGGTATGAGTGACTGAATGAATGAGTAAAATCGTTCGTCTTTGTTACCTGCTTTCATCAGACATGTAATCTACTTCCTGTCCCTCAAAGTCACCATCATCACTGTCTTCTATGGCTTCATCATCAAcatgcttcttcttctttttctttgattGTGCCGTTTCCTTCTTAGACTTTGGCCGACGCTCATCTTTAAGGACAGATTAATTAAATATTGGTAATGCTAATCTAAAAATCTCCTTAGAGATTAAAGGATCAGTATTATGTAATACAATGAAGACAAATCACTGAATGGTGGTACTGTTAATAGATCTTAGTACGGATCCAAGGATCTTGTATTATGTcctccaaatacatttatcttACCCCCAGGTATATTTGTAAGTGTCCCCTTCATCACATGAACCAATAGGAGCATCACTATTAGCTGCTGTTGGCTCTGATTGGTCTATGTGATCAGTGGGAGTGGTAGATCTCCAAGTCAGTGCCATAAGTATAGCATGCTCTGTGACCAAGGGGCCCTAAAGTCACACAACTATAAGTATTTGACGATAAAGGAACCTGTGGCAATGAGAATGAGACCATGACCCCTATCAATGGAAGATGTGGTCAGGAGGACCCAGGTAACTTCAAATGAACGTGTCATGGTTAGCAAAGTTTCTTAAAGCCCAAAGCTGAGCATGTTGACTTGCTAAATTTTTGACTTgctaaaaactaaattttttaggTAATCAATACCTTTTCAGACCAACAACatagcctatttaatgtacagcgctgcgttataagttataaatcctgtttattaataataatagcaaaaagcaTGTTTAACTTTCACTAATGCAATTTTATTTGCTCCACTGTAGTACTGATGAATCGTACATTGGGAGCTGCGCTAAGGGAACCATAATTAAAAAGTCGGCACAGTTGGTGTAGTGTTAAACCATAGAAAAGCTACAAAACATCTCAGGATGATTGGCCCACCACAGACTTCTCCCTGATAGATGAAAACTAGCAGACAATCCCATTGCTGCATCTTCGCAGATCCCTCACCTTCATCTCCGCTTCCATCGCTCTCGCTGGAGCTCATGTCCAGTTCGTCCTCCAGATCGTGGATTTTCAGctcacttttcttctttttcttgctcTTCCCACCCTTGTCCTGTTTTCCGCCTTCCTCGTCCTCATCATCCTCTCCCCCCTGGTCCTTCAAGCGGCGCTGCTGCATAATGCTAAAGTGGTTCAAGATTTTGTTTCGTCTAAACAAAAAGGATAAATGGAAATCAGAGCCTTTTAAGTGATTTTCACATTGTATGTATTCAAGTGTCCACTATGTGCCCGCCATGTTACAccacttttattttcttcccaAAACCCAAACAGTTTTTGTTATGTAGTTTACAGCCATGCCAAGGATAAAGAATAGGTTTCTTCATTCCATACTACACATGTCACAGCGGTCAATATATTCTATCAGGACATCACCTTTCCCATTCCTGTTCAGCTTCTTCCGCAGTCAGCGTCCGGTGCTTGGCCAGCGGTGTGAAATTGTACCAGTTGGAGACAGGGAACGCTTCAAACGCTCCATCTGGACACTGTGTGAAGATGAAGTAGGAGGCGTTTTCGGTCACTCCACcttttttaattcctttaaaCCTGGGGAGACAAAACACACTATGACTGCCGTCCTTATACTATGTGTACAGTCACAGCGCAGCATCTCCCTGCATCTAACTCACTTGCGTCCGGCCTTGCCGTTAACCCTCAGTAACCAGGGCTGGTCTTCCACCTTGAACTCTTTGAGAATGATGCCGTACTTCTTGCGCCTGGCCTCCTCCCTATGCTTTCGATTAAACTCACTTCCAGCTCCAGACTCGGGCAAATCCTCATCCTGGTACATCTTCTTGGCACTCATGTCACGCTCCATGCGAGCCTGGATTGTAGAGAAACACAGAAAGCTCTGTTATAGCGTACACCATTGTCCGGGGCTGCCAATATCTAGCACAATTTATATCTGTATATCCACAGCTAGAAACATTTCACAGTGTCATGGAAGGACTCCGTTTTTTGTAACCCAGtccctatttttaaaatgaaaaagaaaacctttgcAAAGGAAGACCTGCTGATTTTTATACACATTGCTCATCTCCTGCTCCATTCAGCAAAAGCCTTTGGCAAATAGTGACATGGAGCTTGCACAGGACTGAGAGCTCCCTGCTGTCATGTTACGGTCTTGGATCTCCAAGTGGCCAATCACCAACCACAAACACTGTCACATGAAAGAAAGGCTAGCGAATCACATGCTCCCTATATCTAAAAGTATGAAGTGTTTCTTTTTACAGCAGAACTAGGAGTGAAGGGTAAACTAGTATGAGAAGGAGGTGGGGCCACTAAACTGGATTGCAGACCCCCTGTACACCTTCAGATCCTCATTAGAACACCATGCACATCAAAAATTGTCCTGGTCTTTAATTAGATTACTTTGCCATGGTTCCTGGCTTCTGCTCTACCCTTACTCACCTCACATACTATAATATTGattaccagtgttctccccagccccacccggcacttttcagtgaccacctgacTGTTTTCGGgtgtttactgaagagttgggtcacaatacaagggctgccagcCGCCTTCAGGTTCTTCCCGCCcggtttaaaaaaagttctgggttgaacactggattACCACATATAGAGATCTGTCACCTAAGGACCTGTAGCAAACCTGTGTGCCAAGCAAGAGTCCCTGGAGCAGGATGAGGATTTCACCCCTTCCCTTCTCCTTCTAAGGAAGCCAGGCAAGGCCACTGCACACCCCAGGAAAAGCTGGCATCCTAATCCAAGAAATCCTGACCAGTTCCACTTCAGGACTAAGAAGCCATATCGTCATAATGTATGAAGACGGCAATAAATTCTAATAACTCAGGATGATTCGCAAAGGTCGGCAATATAAATATTCTAGATAAGGAGAAGTAACATCAAAGCTCTCAAGAGCAGCCAGCAGTAAGTCTGCCTTATATTCGGCATGTCTGCACATCAGTACAGCCGCACAACGCTCACAGCTACACTCCACTGCCTTATATCTGAAAATGTTAAGGCAAAACTACCACAGGTAtcgtaaatttatattttattggttgcAAATGTTTAATACTGTAGTAAGGCTTTACTTTGGATTTAACACTGAAAGAACCTTTTTCCAATGTGAGAGAAATCCCCTTATAGACAGCTGTAACAGGAGAAGTTTCTCCACTGGTGGATTCCCTTCAATCTTTGCTCTATCGGCAAtgcaacattttgtatttctctttattttcccaGTGTATAATTAACAGTTCCTGTTTTGTTATCCATCTATTTGCTGACATGTTCCATATGTCTGggcaatgaatgaaaaaaaaaaaaaacaagcttgcgGCCTAAATCGCAGCCATTGAGCTTGTTGCAGATTTCAGCGGAATtctagctaaaaaataaaaattatctgGGCAACCTAAAGCCTCCCGATCACTTTTATGGAGGAATGCGTCTGTGCTCATTTCAGGCAGAAGAGACATACAGGGTTTTATAGACCCTTTATGTCTCCATAAGAGTACTGGTCACCTGTCTGATACTATCATATAGAAAGCTTGTTGAACAAGGTGAGAGATTGACAGTAATTACAGAAAGCTGCACAGATCTGGATGAAATTtacaaagcacaccaagactCGAGCACTTACTGACTGCTTCTTTCCATTCTCCCACCCCATGTtcccaaataaataaacaaaacagagaAGAACCCAAGCATAGCACATATAGACCACACAGGAAGGGTGTATGTCTACAATCCACCAGCGCCATcaaaagtaaatgattttaagtaaACTTTAATGCCACATGGGTGCCTTTAGTAGAATCATGCCTTTAACCCTCACTGGCCCTGATCGCTAGTGATGGGGCAGTGATATTGTGACTTTCCTTAGGAAGTAATTCCATCAGAGTGAGGTCTCCTAGTGATCCCAAAAGGTCTTGGCATATAATTACTAATTCAGTATACGGCTCACTGcaaccagctgtcaaatgtgcaaatgctggttcttaaagaaccttTGCTTTGGTGCGAGTGACTGAGATCTGGCATTGTGGCAGCCCCCGGAAGCTGTGCAGGATTCTGTCCTTCGTAAAAAGAGCATCTAAACataagaaaaatgacaaaaaatattgcagctaGTGGAGGAGAGATGAAAGTGGTTACACCAGTCAGACATCATAATGTACCTGGTTCCATGTAGAGAAGTCCACTTTATCTGCAGCATTGAAGGCCATGACATTGTACCTCTTACTGGGGTTCCTGTATAGAGACAGACATAGGAAATGATGCTCACACATAATATAGAATGATACTAAATAATTAACCTTTTATAAAACTTCTGCTAAATAGCAACAGCACAACCTGCCACCTTCACAATATTTTACTAGGTTAGACTCTGAACTGACCTATTATTTTGATGATCTCCTTTCCTCCCATAGCTTTTGtttctaatgtattttatatctaataCACCAGGTTGTGGAATTCTGATCTCTGGGTACTCAAATTGCCACAAGAGAAGGGTCATGCCCATGAAGGAAAGATTTATCTGGGAAATCCCAAATTTTAGAATTGTCACCAAAGCCGGACGTGAAAGGACATCAAACCAGACACTGTGACAAAATTGCAGCTTGTGTGCCATCTGCACCACTTCCACCAAAATCATGTGACCCATAAATCAACAGGATACTTGTCAGCATTGCAGCTTCACATGGATGAGCTGTACTAGTCCATGACAAGGACTGAATAGGTTTACCTGTCCCCAAGCACtgttctcccagccccttttagttgggcgcaccacctggcacttttcagtttttgggtggttactgaaaagttggatcacaatacaggtctcccatacagcttcttcccacccagataaaaaaaaaaattctgaggagaacactgctaGGGGATTCAGCCATGAAGTTAAACATTTGAGCGAGCTTCTCTGTACCCCCCAATCTAGTTCTGGAGAAATAATTCCGTCCCTGGGTATAATAAAACattgggcagcagggtggctcagtggttagcactctggcctttgcagcgctaggtccaaggtttaaatctcagccagggcactatctgcatggagtttgcaggttctccccgtgtttgtgtgagtttcctccgggtactctggtttcctcccacattccaaaaacttgcagttagggtATATgtcttccccaaaaattgaccttagactgtaataaagacatatgactatggtagggacattgtattgtaagctcctttggacagctagtgatataactattgactttgtacagcactgcgtaatatgttggcgttatataaatgctgtgtaatgaGGTCATAATGGACAGTTCCAGCTTACTGTACTGGTTCTCACCTCGGAACACGGACGACATACTCCGTGACAGATTGACCGCTCGCCCCCTGCAAAACAAAGACAAAGTGAGAACACAAACCTGGACCATAAACCCCCAatgtctggatgtaaagctgatcttcagTGTCAGCAGTtgcagtcacacacaggaaacaatcATGCAGACAACTGTGACAATCAGCTAGGCACCCGAGCTGTATCGTCATCCTGGGTCAGtgatttataaagtaataaaggctgaggatcagaacaccaactaggCAATCAGCATTTATAAAACCAGGTCCTACTACTATGTGctccttcccccacctcctagattgtaagctcttctgggcagggtcctctcctgtgtcactgtctgtatctgtctgtcatttgcaacccctatttaatgtagagcgctgcgtaatatgttggcgctacataaatcctttttaataataaaagtcagaaatggcagccttaATGAACTTTTTATAGTTTAATAGCTCAGTGTGCTCTGGTGATTATTTGAGTGTTCCTACTCCTTCTGACCTGCCCACATAGgcaacaatttactttttaccGTCTGCATTTATCTGATGTAAAAATGTGTGCTACACTGAAAGACTAATGCATGGGGAGGAGGGGGGAAAAAGCCACCCTGAGCTTAGATGTATCAAACCAACATAATACATCAAGCCATagtctgagtagaaaagcctttgcCCTGCCAGCATTATAGTATCCATGCTCTCTAAGGGAAGGCAGTGTTGTCATTGTAAGTCAAACCCACACCCCATGGAGTCAGATCCAGGGCTCTGCAATCAGGAAAGCTCATGGTCCCTGCAGATTGGAGATCTCTGGCTCCAActccactgcttccacacagagagcgaTGGTCTCCCTGCCTCTGGTCTGTTCCATCTATCAATCCTCCCAGCAGTAGTATAGCCATAACACTTACCAAGGACGTCATATTTGTACACTGATATCACCTGACTCCACACCTGAAATACAAAAGATACAATTCATAGAATTATTACCAATAAAAGAATTGCTGAGGAAAGAGGAGGAGAGATAATAGGATGGAGGCAAAAAGATCCCAAGGAGGAGGCACAGCCTGACAAAAGAGGGCAGAAGGATGGAGATCATGGGGTGACTCAAAAGGGCACAAAGAGGTCTCAGGGGTGGTGCAGGAGGACACAAGGACGAAGAATGATAAATGATGCAGGAGGATGGCGGTGACAGGTGAGGACAGGGATGATGGAGGCGGATGGGGTTGAAGGGTGAGGACAGGGATGATGGAGGCGGATGGGGTTGAAGGGTGAGGACAGGGATGATGGACGGGTGAGGACAGGGATGATGGAGGGGGATGGGGTTGACAGGTGAGGACAGGGATGATGGAGGAGGATGGGGGTGACGGGTGAGGACAGGGATGATGGAGGGGGATGGGGGTGACGGGTGAGGACAGGGATAATGGAGGGGGATGGGGGTGACGGGTGAGGACAGGGATGGTGGAGGGGGATGGGTGAGGACAGGGATGATACAGGGGGATGGGTGAGGACAGGGGTGATGGAGGGGGATGGGGGTGATAGGTGAGGTCAGGTATGACACGGAGATGGGGGTGATGGGTGAGGACTGGGGTGACACAGGGGGATGGGGGTGACGGGTGAGGACAGGGGTGATATGGGAGTGCGGGTGGGGACAGGGGTGATGGAGGGGGATGGGTGAGGACAGGTATGACACAGGGGGGTGGGGGTGATGACAGGGATGATACAGGGGAATGGCGGTAATCGGTGATGGACATTACCGGTCTATACAGAGCCGCCGTCTCTCCCGCTCGCTGCTGTAGTTGATTAATCCGGCTCAGACACACAAAATCGCCTCCTCGCAATTAAACTCGCACTTCCGCTTTTCCACCAACTACTTCCGGGGTATTAAAAAAACTACACAATCGGCCGCCATATTTATTATGGGCAGGATTCCAGCTCATTACATCACAAGTTGTAGCCTGGATATTGTGTGTAGAAATGCAGAGCTGTGTTGCAGCCTCTCACCTGCGCCGTGTCATAGCAAATCACAAAGACATACACACATAGGGAGCCTGCTACTAGCAAACTCATATTCTCATTGTGCTATATAGCACTCATGTTGATCCTCTGGATTCAGTTCCCTCTGATACTGACTGATGTGAATCACGTGATCATGACTTTACATTCCACATTAGTGCTGAATATATAAAGCAGAGGACAGCCAGGCACCTAGATTTTATAGAAGGGGGTGGGTAAGAGCAGCCCAGGTATTCACCTATGACAGGTAAATGTCACAACTACCCCAGGGCCCCTcagattccctcaaacattccctggcggcAATCAATTACTATTATTGAAACACATTAACccagaagattcccaccagggaatattctgttttatgaatagagcgcACAGCCAGGTCACAATTCATTTGCTGCTTATAGTTTTTATCCAGATCTTCATTTATATCTCCATGAGCTGAATATAAACTCACCCTGCCCTCACATTataacatacctttttttttgtcccctgACCAATCCCATAATGCAAATGGACCTGTCATTTCCTTGCCATAAATTCTGCACTGATCTGAGCTTTCCTAATGCAGTAACACAGTGAGCTTCCCTGTGACTTCGCCCCCTAGAGGTGGTTCCATAATAGCCTGGGCTCATATAGGGTCTGTAGGGTATGGAGGTAATCTGTGCCCAGACTCAGAGCTAGTGGTGGAAAGGAAGTACtgcaggtgagtattgcagcaaatgATGAATTCTTGTTTCTTACATTTCCCACtctgttattgtttatttaaaaaaaatctactttgaaCCCAACAACCCACCATTGATccctatatctattttttatttacgtTACCAGATAAAAatagattgggcctgatttattatagctttccatgactggagaagatagactaatcaTTGGAGaaactgggggatccagcaaacctggaatagatctggtccaagattgaaaacattggccagataatagcaaatgatttttgaggtttactgaatcacttagattcacccatgatagctttggagagctgtaataaatcaggcctaatgtgtgaCACAGAGAGCAGAGGCTGCAATAGGTGGCTGTCCCAACACATGTGGTGCCAGCTCAGTGCTAAAGTGCAACATTACACAATGCCACGTGTCTGTTCTAGGACTGGTCAGTCAGTGGCAGCAGATAGCAGCTTTGATTGTCCCACATATCAATTactgtgacaggttcacttgaaaTGCAGCCTAACATGGCCAATGTTTCAGGCAGCAAATCAAATTACAATAAGTTAGTGCATGGCACCGCTACATGCCACGGTGATGTTTATGAGGGATCCATAGGCTACATACAAATTTCTGCCACTGAATGAGCACAGGGCCAAGAAGTCCTTCCCATGCTTCATAATAGAATGGTCTGTTTGTGGCAATAGAAATCTGTGTACAGGTGACAGGTGCACTTGTATACATTTACAATGCGATATAAATAACACACAGGGgaaaatgaattatatttatatacatttatacacagaGGAAGCTGATAGAATTACAATGCTCAGCCATGCAGGAAGCATTCAGGCACTCACTAACCTGAGATTATCCCCAGTGACAAATACTTTATGGTTGTCATCGCAGATCTGTACACGCTGCAGACATTCTCCAGCCCATTTGGggtttcccttctttttttgggggggaataaTGAATTATTGGAATGACATGATAATATGATGAGGAGTTTGACTTTCCATGAATCACACAAGTTAGTCCCAGTCATAAATTATGTGATTCTTCCAAGACAATCATTATTTGGcttaaatagaatttatatagcgccaacatattacgcagagctgtacattacgTTGATAGTTGGCCAAAAAGAGTCAGGGCTCTCTGAATATATAAATCCAATCACCAGCACAAACCTTGGCCATGTGGGTAGACCAGACATCAATGATGCACCCGGAAAGGTCATATGCAAAATATTCATCAGGCACCACCAGGTAAgtaataaataactttttccatgcagtttatttttatgttaggaggtgacagggtctctttaaagcagggatattattattgtacagtatttacatagcgctgacatattacgcaacgctgtacaaaagTCCATAGCTTTGTCatttagctgtccctcaaagaagctaacaatctaatgttcctaccatagtcatatgtcattaccacagtctaaggtcaattttgtaaggggtagccaattaccctaactgcatgattttggaatgtgggaggaagccagagtacccggaggaaacacacgcaaacaagggtgaacctgcaaactccatgcagatagtgccctggccaagatttgaacctgtgatctagcactgcaaaagccaaaaagagtgctaaccactaagccatcATGCCCCAATTAAAAAGCACATACTTGTCTTTTATGGTTTCCTTTACCACCGGTTTGCCCTGTGAAACCCCCATAACAATTGTGTTAGTTCTGACCCAACACAAGGACTCTTCCCCAACCCCACATGATGGTATATGGGCCCAGCAGCTGACACACTGGGCCTGGCTCTGTAGGTGGGGGGAAAGTCAGATGTATCTTCATACATGGAAGTTCCAGGTTTATTGCCCGTAGGCACATAAGATAGTGAGTGGTAAGTAGGCATTCTTTGTCCTTCCTGCTCTATGGGCACTGGtctgctttcataaaaaaaacaataagtatgTCTGTACTGTATTGCAGCCTATGATTCAGACTCAGAATCAGAGTAGTCTGGTACCAAGCAGGAGAAAGCGGCTGGCTGTTTGGGGTGTCTTTCCTCAGGCAGTATGGTGTCTGTGTTACTGGCAGTCTGTATGGCAGCGCTCTCTGGCTGTATCTGTTCACtgctctcctgctgctgcctgtcagtctCTTCCATTGTCTCTTGTCCACATTCAGCCATGCTGACACTTCTTTCCCGATCGCTCCCCTCTTTCGAATCCCTCCGTACGACTCCGAGCATTACAGCCGATGCGACTGGGCTGGATGGAATTTTGGGTCGGATTTTGAGATTCTTTAATGAGTTGTTTGGTGTCTGGATCTTCACATCGCTTCCCCGAGAAAACCAAGGGCGGTTGGAAATCTCTAAACGTTTCTTATGTTGCCGTTCGTCATAAGCTGTATAAGaagaaagattatatatataaaaatgagtaATCAATCACATCCATCTTACAGCTGGGCATAAAAACATCTTCATAACAACAGTACAGGATGGTTAGAGATTTTTTGCCTCTGACCTGGGTCAGTCACTGCATTTCACACTCAGGACCACCTTTTTTCCTGATCAACATTTATAATCAGCTTACATTTAACCTTTCAGTCCTACACAATTGTACAGGCTCCTTTGTTACATTGCTTTTTCTGATTTTAGTGCACAATGTGAGCTTCTCACTatgtgcaatagaagctgcagcaagtcaaaaaCAATCTGCCTCAGCTCCTGGCTGGAGGATCTTTAGCATCATCTGCCCTCTGTTCTGACTTTCCCAGGCCTGTGGAAACAAATCCTATCCCCCCAAACATTGCAATGTTTGACCTATAGATTAGTCTTTCCTCTTTTGGCAAATCTTCTAACAGTGCGGCCCTCTTAACACTCGCAGAAAGCAAGTAGTTCTGATGTTAGATTAATGTGCCCCCTTGCCCTGTCTTTGCTTACACTCCCATAGAACTGTCAGATGTGATGTTACCCCTCTTGCCCCATTTTTGCTTACACTCCCAAAGAACTGTCAGATCTGATGTTGCCCCCCATGCCCTGTCTTTGTTTACACTCCCAAAGAACTGTCAGATCTGATGTTGCCCCCCCCCCATGCCGAGTCTTTGTTTAAACTCCCATAGAACAGTCGGATCTGATGTTGCCCCCCTTGCCCCATCTTTGCTTACACTCCAAGCTGCGATACTTTAGTAGTGATGCAAGCCTCCTGTCCTCCTCAGTCTCTGGAAGGAGCTTTATATCCAGGGATGTCTTCTTCAAGAGTGCCTGgtccttctcttcctcctctcGAATCAgctttttctcctcctgtgttggAAACGACAATGTAAGGGTAACTAGAATCCTGTGACGGAGGTTTAATTTCTGGAAAACAAGTAACCCCCATTATTGTGTGAGAtgtcaggaggaggagaggaagcaCAAAGTCTTCCTGGATAATGACAAGGCACCGTAAGCAGTATTCTTCTTCATATCTGTCAATATTCCAAACATTATCACTGCAGGAGGACTCCGGTCATGGGACAAGGCTCAACTCATTTTTTTCCGCTTTCATCATTTTAATTGAGTGCGGTGAATCACGTGCtgttatgctttaaaaaatgttttttttgggggggttggtTTACGCATAACCCTTACATACTTATGCCCCTGCTAAAGAAGAAAGGTCAGCTGGGTGATGCCACTTGTATTGTCCAGGTAGTCATTTCTTTGAGGTGAGCTTATCTGTCAACATTTAAGAAGCATTACATAAAAGTCACCCTATTTTTTTCAAGGTAAGAGGaccaacaaaaaaaggttttttttacaaatcttcaCCCTTTATATTTAGTACGTGAGGCAGGGAGAAAGCCTTGTTAACTTTTAAACTGAAACAAAGTACAGTGTTctctccttttagctgggtgcaccacccgacacttttcagtaaccacacggctgtttttgatGGTTACAATACAGGTgtcgccacccacctacagc belongs to Pyxicephalus adspersus chromosome 2, UCB_Pads_2.0, whole genome shotgun sequence and includes:
- the GTF2F1 gene encoding general transcription factor IIF subunit 1, which codes for MTSLGASGQSVTEYVVRVPRNPSKRYNVMAFNAADKVDFSTWNQARMERDMSAKKMYQDEDLPESGAGSEFNRKHREEARRKKYGIILKEFKVEDQPWLLRVNGKAGRKFKGIKKGGVTENASYFIFTQCPDGAFEAFPVSNWYNFTPLAKHRTLTAEEAEQEWERRNKILNHFSIMQQRRLKDQGGEDDEDEEGGKQDKGGKSKKKKKSELKIHDLEDELDMSSSESDGSGDEDERRPKSKKETAQSKKKKKKHVDDEAIEDSDDGDFEGQEVDYMSDESSSSGEELPGKPKVTKEEDVPKGIDEETESSEESEEEKVEEEEEEEKKNSTPQERKRKKGDSSEESESSDDSDIDGEASSALFMQKKKTPSKKDKKGGSNSSSRGNSRPGTPSPDSANTSNTLKAAASKLEQGKRGALPHTPAAKRLKMESAPQSTSGKSTPQPQSGKSTPSSGDIQLTEDAVRRYLTRKPMTTKDLLKKFQTKKTGLSSEQTVNVLAQILKRLNPDRKTIHDKMHFYLKE